In one Culex quinquefasciatus strain JHB chromosome 2, VPISU_Cqui_1.0_pri_paternal, whole genome shotgun sequence genomic region, the following are encoded:
- the LOC119766348 gene encoding uncharacterized protein LOC119766348 — protein MKILRHEEGVDQRGLPTARELKEAEHTMIRLVQKEEFKAEWQALSNGESVGRNSPLRWFNPKLADDNLIRVGGRLGLSQETDSTKHPIVLPARHPLTKMLFEDYHERLLHAGPQLMLATVRLKYWPLGGRSVARQILHNCQRCFRTKPIQIQQFMGELPSARVTVARPFSKVGVDYFGPVYIRPGPRRVAIKAYVAVFVCMGTKAAHLELVTDLSTDRFIQALRRFIGRRGLPAEIFSDNGTNFVGARNRLQELFELLRSKDHSEKVSQECTDQGIQWHFNPPGAPHFGGLWEAAVRSAKTHLLAARLAA, from the coding sequence ATGAAGATCCTGCGGCACGAAGAAGGCGTAGATCAGCGAGGTCTTCCAACAGCACGGGAGCTGAAGGAAGCGGAACACACCATGATTCGTCTCGTGCAGAAGGAAGAATTCAAGGCGGAATGGCAAGCGCTGTCCAACGGCGAATCTGTAGGAAGGAACTCACCCCTGCGGTGGTTTAACCCGAAGTTAGCGGACGACAACCTGATCCGAGTCGGTGGACGTTTGGGTCTCTCGCAAGAAACCGACAGCACGAAGCATCCGATAGTTTTACCCGCTCGGCACCCGCTGACCAAGATGCTGTTCGAGGACTACCACGAACGTTTACTTCACGCGGGACCGCAGCTGATGCTCGCGACAGTTCGACTCAAGTACTGGCCGCTTGGAGGTCGAAGCGTAGCACGCCAGATCTTGCACAACTGCCAGCGTTGCTTCCGGACGAAACCCATCCAAATCCAGCAGTTCATGGGAGAACTGCCTTCGGCACGCGTCACGGTGGCGCGTCCATTTTCCAAGGTCGGCGTGGATTACTTCGGACCGGTCTACATTCGCCCCGGTCCGCGTAGAGTAGCCATCAAAGCATACGTAGCCGTATTCGTGTGCATGGGCACGAAAGCGGCGCATCTGGAACTGGTAACGGACCTTTCTACCGACCGCTTCATCCAGGCTCTGCGAAGGTTCATCGGGAGAAGAGGTCTGCCCGCAGAAATCTTCTCAGACAACGGGACCAACTTCGTTGGCGCCCGTAACCGACTTCAAGAGCTGTTTGAACTGCTTCGCAGCAAGGATCACAGCGAGAAGGTGTCCCAGGAGTGCACTGATCAGGGGATTCAGTGGCATTTCAACCCACCGGGCGCTCCCCATTTCGGAGGACTATGGGAGGCCGCGGTACGATCGGCCAAAACCCATCTGTTGGCGGCTAGACTGGCTGCGTAA
- the LOC119766349 gene encoding uncharacterized protein LOC119766349 has product MAPTTKKASPTLKQLEAKLRSSDELFQAVYAFASEMNNTTTLSQVKVRLEKLDGLWEKVNDTILDIEMHEDYAGTDDAYSKMRKDCLQCYYDTKTLLVDKAKELETYPDLNTTQRDLNATQHPIHDHVRLPQIQLQKFDGKLDEWLSFRDLYTSLIHWKKDLPDIEKFQYLKGCLLGKPRTMVDGLYMSAKNYQVAWEILTKYYNDNNLLKRSQVETLFNLPTLTEESVTDLQELLEGFERAVRTLDQFVSPEDYKDLLLLHLLSSRLDPVTKRSWEEVTAAQANKENKESNEPKEKETVKDLTDFLYTRIRVLSSLKTMTAGTKADAKPSKQRKAPFTRSSYNAVQSSGISCVVCSEPHLLYRCPTFQGMSVAARDKVVRTNSMCLNCFRRGHQATQCTSRFVCQNCSAKHHTLVCFKPKRSDRPKPTTSGQDFNRGGNNGPNGGSSYQAAQSSTQTETVTSNVAAHRISTVLLATAVVLVEDDEGVKFPARALLDSGSECNFMTERLCQRLKVQRKRSNVAVYGIGQANTKVKHKIQATIKSRLTGFSRRMEFLLLPKVTANLPTSDVSVTGWEFPPDVELADPAFFNSKTVDIVLGIHHFFAFFNSGKELELGVGLPTLTETVFGWIVTGNVENQNSSSVTQCNVAVSSTLEELLTRFWACEEVATPHNYSPVETRCEELYSRTVKRGPDGRYTVSYPKDEDALARMGESRDIAFRRLQGLERRLEKDPDLRRQYNQFMEEYLELGHMREATDLGEVKRVFLPHHPVVRESSTTTKVRVVFDASCASSTGVSLNDALLVGPSIQDDLRSIILRSRTKQFMLVSDMEKMFRQVLVTEEDMKLQSIMWRDDPNKEVKVYELATVTYGTKPAPFLATRTLKQLAMDEQSRFPMAAKVALEDVYMDDVLTGADDEDQAVELRTQLDALLESGGFRLRKWASNSPLVLQGIPGENLALSRTGDVLLDPDPSVRTLGLVWRPTTDVLKFQFDHPTPNPNQPWTRRRIMSTIATLFDPIGFVGPVIAAAKILMQKLWTLEDKSGKKLDWDDELPLAIVQKWLKFYEQIPALNDLTFPRCVIIPKAVNIEIHTFCDASQDAYGACSYVRSVNQAGEVRVALLSSKSKVAPLKCQSIPRLELCGAELAALLGEQIFKATKLDVKYYYWTDSTCVLQWLRHVPTTWNTFVANRVAKIQALTERGDGTTCRESRILRTSFPEVSHRRISQIYCCGGKAPHGSSYLLNTGRLNRCWIVTRKQTKKDVT; this is encoded by the coding sequence ATGGCGCCGACAACCAAGAAGGCGTCTCCTACGCTGAAGCAGCTTGAGGCGAAGCTGAGGTCATCCGATGAGTTGTTTCAAGCGGTGTACGCGTTCGCCAGCGAGATGAACAACACGACCACGTTGAGTCAAGTGAAGGTTCGCTTGGAAAAGCTTGACGGACTTTGGGAGAAAGTCAACGATACCATTCTGGACATCGAGATGCACGAGGACTACGCCGGCACGGACGACGCGTACAGCAAGATGAGGAAGGACTGCCTACAGTGTTACTACGACACCAAGACTCTGTTGGTGGACAAGGCCAAGGAGTTGGAAACCTACCCAGATCTGAACACGACCCAACGCGATCTCAACGCGACGCAGCATCCAATCCACGACCACGTGCGACTCCCACAAATCCAGCTGCAGAAATTTGACGGCAAGCTGGACGAATGGTTGAGTTTCCGGGACTTGTACACGTCGTTGATCCACTGGAAGAAGGATCTTCCGGACATTGAGAAGTTCCAGTACCTCAAAGGATGCCTGTTGGGCAAGCCGCGAACAATGGTCGACGGTCTCTACATGAGCGCCAAGAATTACCAGGTCGCGTGGGAGATCCTGACGAAATACTACAACGACAACAATCTGCTGAAGCGAAGTCAGGTTGAAACGCTGTTTAATCTTCCGACATTGACCGAGGAGTCGGTAACTGATCTTCAAGAACTTCTGGAGGGTTTCGAACGGGCCGTTCGGACGCTCGATCAGTTTGTGAGTCCGGAAGACTACAAGGACCTGTTGTTGCTGCACCTTCTCTCTTCGAGACTTGATCCTGTCACAAAGCGAAGCTGGGAAGAAGTCACAGCGGCACAGGCGAACAAGGAGAACAAGGAATCCAACGAGCCAAAGGAAAAGGAAACAGTCAAGGACTTGACTGATTTTCTGTACACCCGGATTAGAGTTCTTAGTTCGCTCAAAACCATGACTGCAGGAACCAAGGCGGATGCCAAACCATCCAAGCAGCGGAAGGCTCCCTTCACCCGATCAAGCTACAATGCGGTGCAGTCGTCTGGGATCAGCTGTGTAGTATGCTCGGAGCCACATCTGTTGTACAGATGTCCGACATTCCAAGGCATGTCAGTTGCAGCAAGGGACAAGGTGGTGCGAACGAACTCTATGTGCTTGAACTGCTTCCGGCGTGGACACCAAGCGACACAATGTACCTCACGTTTTGTCTGCCAGAACTGTTCGGCCAAGCACCACACTTTGGTCTGCTTCAAACCCAAGAGAAGCGACAGACCAAAACCAACGACATCTGGACAGGACTTCAACCGAGGTGGAAACAATGGTCCAAATGGTGGTAGTTCGTACCAAGCAGCACAGTCTTCGACGCAAACGGAAACTGTAACATCCAACGTGGCAGCACATCGTATTTCTACAGTTCTGCTGGCCACAGCTGTTGTCCTAGTGGAGGACGACGAAGGCGTCAAGTTTCCTGCTCGAGCACTGCTAGATTCGGGCTCGGAATGCAATTTCATGACAGAGCGGCTCTGTCAGCGGTTGAAGGTCCAACGGAAACGCTCGAATGTCGCGGTGTACGGCATCGGACAAGCGAACACCAAGGTCAAGCACAAAATCCAAGCTACAATCAAGTCGCGATTGACAGGGTTCTCGCGCAGGATGGAATTTCTCCTACTACCCAAGGTAACGGCCAATCTCCCGACATCGGATGTCAGTGTGACCGGCTGGGAATTTCCTCCGGATGTGGAATTAGCCGATCCCGCATTCTTTAACTCCAAGACGGTGGACATCGTGCTTGGAATCCACCACTTCTTTGCTTTCTTCAATTCCGGGAAGGAGCTGGAACTCGGAGTCGGTCTACCAACACTGACCGAAACGGTATTTGGATGGATTGTGACCGGAAACGTGGAGAACCAAAACTCCAGTTCGGTTACCCAATGCAACGTAGCAGTCTCGTCAACCCTAGAGGAGCTGCTCACCCGGTTCTGGGCTTGCGAGGAGGTCGCAACGCCGCACAACTATTCCCCGGTGGAAACGCGATGCGAGGAGTTGTATTCGCGAACCGTCAAGAGAGGTCCTGACGGAAGGTACACGGTTTCATACCCCAAGGACGAAGACGCACTGGCACGGATGGGCGAGTCACGGGACATCGCATTCCGACGTCTTCAAGGGCTGGAACGCAGATTGGAGAAGGATCCTGATCTGCGCCGGCAATACAACCAATTCATGGAGGAATACCTGGAACTAGGACACATGCGCGAGGCTACCGACCTCGGAGAGGTCAAGCGTGTGTTCCTACCACATCACCCGGTGGTGAGGGAATCGAGTACTACGACCAAGGTGCGAGTGGTATTCGATGCGTCTTGTGCGAGCTCAACGGGAGTGTCGCTCAACGATGCCCTACTGGTGGGACCGTCGATTCAGGACGATCTACGGTCAATAATCCTACGGAGTCGGACAAAGCAGTTCATGCTCGTGTCTGACATGGAGAAAATGTTCCGACAAGTTCTAGTCACCGAGGAAGACATGAAGCTCCAAAGCATCATGTGGCGGGATGACCCCAACAAGGAGGTCAAAGTCTACGAACTTGCGACGGTCACGTATGGTACCAAGCCAGCACCTTTCCTGGCAACCCGGACGCTCAAGCAACTCGCTATGGATGAGCAAAGCCGTTTCCCGATGGCAGCCAAGGTCGCGCTCGAAGACGTCTACATGGACGACGTTTTGACCGGCGCGGACGACGAGGATCAAGCGGTGGAACTACGAACCCAACTGGACGCTCTGCTGGAGAGCGGCGGTTTTCGGCTTAGGAAGTGGGCATCCAACAGCCCTCTGGTACTGCAGGGCATACCAGGCGAGAACCTAGCACTGTCAAGGACTGGCGATGTGCTCCTGGATCCAGATCCATCCGTAAGGACTCTGGGATTGGTTTGGCGACCAACCACTGACGTTCTAAAGTTCCAGTTTGATCACCCAACCCCAAACCCAAACCAGCCGTGGACACGGCGGAGGATAATGTCAACGATTGCAACCCTGTTTGATCCAATCGGTTTCGTTGGTCCAGTTATCGCAGCAGCTAAAATCCTGATGCAGAAGCTTTGGACGCTGGAGGACAAGAGCGGCAAGAAGCTGGACTGGGATGACGAACTACCACTCGCAATCGTTCAGAAATGGCTGAAGTTCTATGAACAAATTCCGGCATTAAACGACCTGACATTCCCAAGATGTGTGATCATTCCCAAGGCGGTCAACATCGAGATCCATACGTTTTGCGACGCTTCCCAGGATGCATACGGAGCTTGCTCGTATGTGAGAAGCGTAAACCAGGCTGGAGAAGTACGCGTGGCGCTGCTTAGCTCCAAATCCAAGGTCGCTCCACTCAAATGCCAGTCGATTCCAAGGTTAGAGCTCTGCGGAGCGGAACTGGCTGCTCTTCTGGGTGAGCAGATCTTCAAGGCAACCAAACTGGACGTCAAGTACTACTATTGGACGGATTCTACCTGTGTACTGCAGTGGTTACGGCACGTACCTACGACGTGGAACACCTTCGTCGCCAACAGGGTGGCGAAAATCCAAGCGCTGACGGAGCGCGGGGATGGAACCACGTGCCGGGAGTCCAGAATCCTGCGGACCTCATTTCCCGAGGTGTCGCACCGGCGGATATCGCAGATCTACTGCTGTGGTGGGAAGGCCCCCCATGGCTCAAGCTATCTCCTGAACACTGGCCGTCTCAACCGGTGCTGGATCGTGACGAGGAAGCAGACCAAGAAAGACGTCACGTAG